The proteins below come from a single Chryseobacterium nepalense genomic window:
- a CDS encoding SPFH domain-containing protein: MEKILKPMSGYITLVICLGLFIASIYLFAIGIDENITFVVLSIVAFIVFCFFLKGLMIIQPNHSRVLNFFGKYVGTVKDNGLFFINPLYSSQRISLRSENLQGQTLKVNDKMGNPIEIAVVIVWKVGDTYKAAFDVERYSDFVKMQSEAAVRHLAMSFPYDNLEDDHAPITLREGGEKINAILEQELTERLSKAGIIIQEARISHLAYASEIAGAMLQRQQATAIVAARTKIVEGAVGMVDLALKKLSEENIVELDDERKAAMVSNLMVVLCGEKAATPILNAGTLYN; encoded by the coding sequence ATGGAAAAAATCCTTAAACCGATGTCCGGATATATTACTTTAGTAATCTGTCTTGGACTTTTCATTGCTTCAATTTACCTGTTTGCAATAGGAATTGATGAGAACATTACATTTGTTGTTCTTTCAATAGTTGCCTTTATTGTATTCTGTTTCTTCCTGAAAGGCCTGATGATTATTCAGCCGAACCATTCAAGAGTATTGAACTTTTTCGGGAAATATGTCGGCACCGTAAAAGATAACGGTTTGTTTTTCATTAATCCTTTATATTCTTCCCAAAGAATCAGTCTCCGTTCCGAAAATTTACAGGGCCAGACACTGAAAGTAAATGACAAAATGGGAAATCCCATCGAAATTGCTGTCGTTATCGTATGGAAAGTTGGCGACACTTATAAAGCCGCTTTTGATGTTGAACGTTATTCTGATTTTGTAAAAATGCAGAGCGAGGCTGCGGTACGTCATTTGGCGATGAGTTTTCCTTACGACAACCTGGAAGACGATCATGCACCGATTACATTAAGAGAAGGCGGGGAAAAAATCAATGCCATTTTGGAACAGGAACTTACAGAGCGTCTTTCAAAAGCAGGAATTATTATCCAGGAAGCTAGAATTTCCCATCTTGCTTACGCATCGGAGATTGCAGGCGCCATGCTTCAGAGACAGCAAGCAACAGCGATTGTTGCGGCAAGAACCAAAATTGTGGAAGGAGCCGTAGGGATGGTAGATTTAGCATTAAAGAAACTTTCCGAAGAAAATATTGTGGAGCTCGATGACGAAAGAAAAGCCGCGATGGTAAGCAACTTAATGGTTGTTTTGTGTGGTGAAAAAGCGGCAACACCTATTTTAAATGCCGGGACACTTTATAATTAA
- a CDS encoding Arc family DNA binding domain-containing protein, with amino-acid sequence MKSEKTHNTSENKDKKSFVLRIDESTYKLLEKWANDEFRSVNGQIEFLLHQSLLHSGRKKKE; translated from the coding sequence ATGAAATCAGAAAAAACTCATAACACTTCCGAAAATAAAGACAAAAAATCTTTTGTTTTAAGGATTGATGAGTCTACCTATAAGCTTCTTGAAAAGTGGGCCAATGATGAATTCAGAAGTGTAAACGGACAAATTGAGTTTCTGCTTCATCAAAGCTTACTCCATTCCGGAAGGAAGAAAAAAGAATAA
- the amaB gene encoding L-piperidine-6-carboxylate dehydrogenase, which produces MSKKVKDFGIENTLKNLGIKNENKGTSTGGKYFASGQTIESYSPVDGNLIAKVKTSGTSDYEKVLEAAQNAFKEFRLIPAPKRGEIVRQLGQKLRQYKNDLGKLVSYEMGKSLQEGLGEVQEMIDICDFAVGVSRQLHGYTMHSERPGHRMYEQYHPLGIVGIITAFNFPVAVWSWNTALAWICGNVTIWKPSEKTPLCAIACQNIMNEVLKENNLPEGISSVLVADHEIGQKLVDDKRVALISFTGSTRVGRMVSANVAQRFGKSILELGGNNAIIITQDADINMSIIGAVFGAVGTAGQRCTSTRRLIIHESVYDEVKNRLVKAYGQLKIGNPLDESNHVGPLIDTDAVNMYQEAIKKGKKEGAKFIVEGEVLKGKGYESGCYVKPCIAEVKNSYEIVQHETFAPILYLIKYKTLEEAIAIQNDVPQGLSSAIMTQNLREAELFLSHAGSDCGIANVNIGTSGAEIGGAFGGEKETGGGRESGSDVWKYYMRRQTNTINYTTNLPLAQGIKFDL; this is translated from the coding sequence ATGTCTAAAAAAGTAAAAGATTTTGGGATTGAAAACACGCTCAAAAATCTAGGAATTAAGAATGAAAATAAGGGGACTTCAACAGGCGGAAAATACTTTGCATCAGGGCAAACCATAGAAAGCTATTCTCCGGTAGACGGAAATCTAATTGCAAAAGTGAAAACTTCCGGAACATCTGATTACGAAAAAGTTCTTGAAGCTGCGCAAAATGCTTTTAAAGAATTCAGGCTCATTCCTGCACCCAAAAGAGGTGAAATCGTAAGGCAGCTTGGCCAGAAATTAAGACAGTACAAAAACGATCTTGGTAAACTTGTTTCTTATGAAATGGGAAAATCCCTGCAGGAAGGCTTAGGCGAAGTTCAGGAAATGATCGATATCTGCGATTTTGCAGTGGGGGTTTCAAGACAGCTTCACGGTTATACCATGCACTCCGAAAGACCGGGGCACAGAATGTATGAACAATATCATCCACTGGGAATCGTCGGGATTATTACCGCTTTTAATTTTCCGGTTGCCGTATGGTCGTGGAATACTGCTTTAGCATGGATCTGCGGAAACGTCACCATTTGGAAACCATCAGAAAAAACACCGCTTTGTGCAATTGCCTGCCAGAATATCATGAATGAAGTTTTAAAGGAAAACAATCTTCCCGAAGGAATTTCAAGTGTTTTGGTTGCAGATCATGAAATCGGACAAAAACTGGTTGATGATAAAAGAGTAGCCTTAATCTCATTTACCGGTTCTACCAGAGTCGGCAGAATGGTTTCTGCAAATGTGGCACAACGATTCGGGAAGTCTATCCTGGAGCTGGGAGGAAATAATGCGATTATCATTACTCAGGATGCGGACATCAATATGTCAATTATCGGAGCTGTTTTCGGAGCGGTGGGTACAGCCGGACAAAGATGTACTTCAACAAGAAGATTGATCATCCACGAAAGTGTTTATGATGAAGTGAAAAATCGTTTGGTAAAAGCATACGGACAGCTTAAAATCGGAAATCCTTTAGACGAATCCAATCATGTAGGGCCTCTTATTGATACAGATGCCGTAAACATGTACCAGGAAGCTATTAAAAAAGGTAAAAAAGAAGGTGCAAAATTCATTGTGGAAGGAGAAGTACTGAAAGGAAAAGGCTATGAATCCGGATGCTACGTGAAACCATGTATCGCAGAAGTAAAAAATTCTTACGAAATCGTTCAGCACGAAACTTTTGCCCCGATTTTATATCTTATCAAGTATAAAACATTAGAAGAAGCCATCGCCATTCAGAATGATGTTCCGCAAGGTTTATCCTCTGCAATCATGACGCAGAATTTAAGAGAAGCGGAATTATTCCTTTCCCATGCAGGTTCAGACTGTGGTATTGCCAATGTAAATATCGGAACATCCGGTGCGGAAATCGGTGGTGCATTCGGTGGAGAAAAGGAAACCGGCGGCGGAAGAGAATCCGGTTCAGACGTCTGGAAATATTACATGAGAAGACAGACAAATACCATCAACTATACAACAAACCTTCCTCTGGCACAGGGAATCAAGTTTGACCTTTAA
- the lat gene encoding L-lysine 6-transaminase, whose translation METIDIQVNKVKEIVGKHVLADGFDFVMDIEKSHGSWLYDKLTNKEYLDMFSMFASASIGYNHPYLMEKSAWLGKMAVNKPTLADVYSEEYAHFLEVFERVVIPEELQYAFFIEGGALAVENAMKACFDWKTRKNFEKGLDIEAGICIHFRQAFHGRSGYTLSLTNTADPRKYQYFPMFEWPRILNPKLTFPITEENLEETIKNERLALLNIEEAILMNPNKVACIIIEPIQAEGGDNHFRDEFLSGLRRICDENEVLLIFDEVQTGIGITGKMWAFQHFTAKPDIISFGKKTQVCGILANKEKFDEVPDNVFRESSRINSTFGGNFIDMLRFQLVMEVIEKENLVENARVMGDYLLEGLKSLSEKYPEKLTNARGRGLMCAIDLVTHEQRNTLRDELWKDGMIILACGDQSLRFRPHLNVTREEIRLALDKIENNINKI comes from the coding sequence ATGGAAACAATTGACATACAAGTAAACAAAGTAAAAGAAATAGTAGGAAAGCACGTTCTGGCCGATGGATTCGATTTCGTAATGGATATCGAAAAATCGCACGGATCATGGCTTTACGATAAACTCACCAATAAAGAATATCTGGATATGTTTTCCATGTTTGCCTCAGCATCCATCGGTTACAATCATCCTTACCTCATGGAAAAATCTGCATGGCTGGGAAAAATGGCAGTGAACAAACCGACACTGGCTGATGTATATTCTGAAGAATATGCTCATTTCCTGGAAGTTTTCGAAAGAGTAGTGATCCCTGAAGAATTGCAGTATGCTTTCTTTATTGAAGGCGGAGCATTGGCTGTTGAAAATGCCATGAAAGCTTGCTTCGACTGGAAAACACGCAAGAATTTTGAAAAAGGTCTTGATATAGAAGCCGGAATATGTATTCATTTCAGACAGGCATTCCACGGAAGAAGCGGATATACATTAAGTCTTACAAATACTGCAGATCCAAGGAAATATCAATATTTTCCGATGTTCGAATGGCCAAGAATCCTGAATCCTAAACTTACCTTCCCGATAACGGAAGAAAACCTGGAGGAAACCATTAAAAACGAAAGACTGGCTCTCTTAAATATTGAAGAAGCTATTTTAATGAATCCGAATAAAGTGGCATGTATCATCATAGAACCGATCCAGGCAGAAGGTGGAGACAACCATTTCAGGGATGAATTTTTATCAGGATTAAGAAGAATATGCGATGAAAATGAAGTTCTTCTTATTTTTGATGAAGTTCAGACAGGAATTGGAATTACCGGGAAAATGTGGGCATTTCAACACTTCACCGCAAAACCGGATATCATCTCTTTCGGGAAAAAAACGCAGGTTTGCGGTATTTTGGCCAATAAAGAAAAGTTTGATGAAGTTCCTGATAATGTTTTCCGTGAAAGCTCGAGAATCAATTCTACTTTCGGAGGTAATTTTATAGACATGCTCCGTTTCCAGCTGGTAATGGAAGTTATTGAGAAGGAAAATCTTGTTGAAAATGCAAGAGTTATGGGCGATTACCTTCTTGAAGGCTTAAAAAGCCTTTCCGAAAAATATCCTGAAAAGCTAACCAACGCAAGAGGAAGAGGATTAATGTGTGCTATTGACCTTGTCACTCATGAGCAAAGAAATACTCTGAGAGACGAGCTCTGGAAAGACGGAATGATTATTCTGGCCTGCGGAGATCAGTCGTTGCGTTTCAGACCGCATCTTAATGTGACCAGGGAGGAAATCAGGCTTGCACTGGATAAAATTGAGAATAACATTAATAAAATTTAA
- a CDS encoding DUF2007 domain-containing protein, whose protein sequence is MERSTRVSVFESDKPAEIQLIKSKLDDANITNAVENNYLTFTTTPTATSLKVLVKLEDEKKAFEVIDAYLQQNENQ, encoded by the coding sequence ATGGAAAGAAGTACAAGAGTATCCGTTTTTGAAAGTGATAAACCTGCAGAAATTCAGCTGATTAAATCCAAACTGGATGATGCGAACATTACCAATGCCGTAGAAAACAACTACCTTACTTTTACAACTACGCCTACGGCAACGTCGCTGAAAGTATTGGTAAAACTGGAAGATGAAAAAAAAGCATTTGAAGTAATTGATGCCTATCTCCAGCAAAATGAAAATCAATAA
- a CDS encoding GNAT family N-acetyltransferase, with translation MNSETQLRKAEMADREVIWDILQQAIERRRKDGSDQWQQGYPNSNTVESDIEKGFGYVMTVEGKIAVYAALILNDEPAYSTIEGSWLSNGEFVVVHRVAVDEKFAGQGMTKKLFDHIEEFTKSHGIQSIKVDTNFDNMAMLKILESKGYTYCGEVYLAGGIRKAFEKIII, from the coding sequence ATGAATTCAGAAACCCAATTAAGAAAAGCGGAAATGGCGGACAGAGAAGTTATCTGGGACATTTTACAGCAGGCGATAGAAAGAAGAAGAAAAGACGGGAGCGACCAATGGCAACAGGGATATCCCAACAGTAATACCGTGGAAAGTGATATAGAAAAAGGGTTTGGATATGTTATGACCGTAGAGGGAAAAATTGCAGTATATGCTGCTCTTATTTTAAATGATGAACCGGCTTACAGTACGATTGAAGGATCCTGGCTGAGCAACGGAGAATTTGTTGTGGTCCACAGAGTAGCGGTGGATGAAAAATTTGCCGGACAGGGAATGACAAAAAAACTGTTTGACCATATTGAAGAATTTACAAAATCTCATGGAATTCAGAGCATTAAAGTAGATACCAATTTCGATAACATGGCCATGCTGAAAATCCTTGAAAGCAAAGGCTACACCTATTGCGGGGAAGTTTACCTGGCTGGCGGAATCAGGAAAGCATTTGAGAAGATTATAATTTAA
- a CDS encoding transcriptional regulator — MHKSIEIDEKIFQDAVKFYGTVFNIPPLASKIYAYLLFDYDKVGIPFDEFVEVFSASKSSVSTSISLLLNAELIIDHNKMDERKRYFFINDGYKKIRFEKIVQKMKDELKLLDDLDHFKKNHNGYDEKIEAYKALLNKNIINIQESLNKL; from the coding sequence ATGCATAAGAGTATAGAAATTGATGAGAAAATTTTCCAGGATGCTGTAAAATTCTATGGCACAGTTTTCAATATACCTCCTCTGGCATCAAAAATATATGCTTACCTGTTATTCGATTATGATAAAGTAGGTATTCCTTTTGATGAATTTGTGGAAGTATTTTCGGCCAGTAAAAGTTCCGTATCAACAAGTATTTCGCTTTTATTAAATGCTGAACTGATTATTGACCACAACAAAATGGACGAACGTAAACGGTATTTTTTCATCAATGACGGCTATAAAAAAATCAGATTTGAAAAAATAGTACAGAAAATGAAAGACGAATTAAAACTTTTGGACGACCTGGACCATTTTAAGAAAAATCATAATGGTTACGATGAAAAAATAGAAGCTTATAAAGCGCTTTTAAATAAAAATATAATAAATATTCAGGAATCTCTTAATAAACTATAA
- a CDS encoding efflux RND transporter periplasmic adaptor subunit has product MNNKLVILSLAALSLVACKKEAPKQDGPKPYPVVNVEAKNIVGYQTFPATIQGKVNNDVRAKIQGYITQVLVDEGQYVTKGQPLFRLETNILNENAAASKAGIGAAESNIAAAQAAVSAANVEVNKLKPLVQKNIISNVQLQTAQANLAQAQAQLKQAQAAKSQAVANYKGVEANIQYSIIRAPISGVIGKLPLKVGSLVGPSDQTPLTTISDTSEIYAYFSMNEKEYFDFLEKSVGATMPEKIKNLPMVELQLANGSIYPEKGRIEAITGQIDPTTGTIQFRVSFTNAQKLLSNGNSGTIRFPQHYDNVLVVPESATYEQQGIVYVYKVDKSDTARNAVVNVIDRIDNMALIKSGVNKGETVIAAGIGGLKPGTAVKKQPVKMDSLVQSIKPKF; this is encoded by the coding sequence ATGAATAATAAGCTAGTTATACTTTCTCTTGCGGCCCTTTCCTTAGTAGCCTGCAAAAAAGAAGCTCCTAAGCAGGACGGCCCGAAACCGTATCCTGTTGTAAACGTGGAAGCGAAAAATATAGTGGGTTATCAGACTTTTCCGGCTACCATCCAGGGTAAGGTAAACAATGATGTACGTGCCAAAATCCAGGGATATATCACACAGGTTTTGGTAGACGAAGGACAGTACGTAACCAAAGGACAGCCTTTGTTCCGGCTTGAAACCAATATCCTGAACGAAAATGCAGCAGCTTCAAAAGCAGGAATCGGTGCTGCCGAATCTAACATTGCCGCTGCCCAGGCTGCTGTAAGTGCAGCAAACGTAGAGGTAAATAAACTGAAACCCCTGGTGCAGAAAAATATCATCAGTAATGTACAGTTACAGACTGCTCAGGCAAATTTAGCGCAGGCTCAGGCACAGCTGAAACAGGCTCAGGCGGCTAAAAGCCAGGCGGTGGCCAATTATAAAGGAGTAGAAGCCAATATCCAATATTCCATTATCCGCGCTCCTATTTCAGGAGTAATCGGTAAACTTCCTTTAAAGGTTGGAAGTCTTGTCGGACCATCAGATCAGACGCCTTTAACCACCATTTCAGACACTTCAGAAATCTACGCATACTTTTCAATGAACGAGAAGGAATATTTTGATTTTCTTGAAAAATCTGTAGGGGCTACCATGCCGGAAAAAATTAAAAATCTTCCCATGGTAGAGCTACAATTAGCCAATGGAAGTATTTATCCTGAAAAAGGAAGAATAGAAGCCATTACAGGACAAATTGATCCTACAACAGGGACCATACAATTCAGGGTTTCCTTCACCAATGCCCAAAAGCTCCTTAGTAACGGAAACAGCGGAACCATAAGATTTCCTCAACATTATGACAACGTACTGGTTGTACCGGAAAGCGCTACTTACGAACAGCAGGGAATTGTCTACGTATATAAAGTTGATAAGAGCGACACTGCAAGAAATGCTGTTGTCAATGTGATCGACAGAATTGATAATATGGCACTGATAAAATCCGGTGTTAATAAAGGAGAAACGGTAATTGCAGCAGGAATCGGTGGACTTAAGCCGGGAACTGCCGTTAAAAAGCAACCTGTAAAAATGGATAGTCTCGTTCAATCTATAAAACCGAAATTCTAA
- a CDS encoding efflux RND transporter permease subunit has translation MIKNFINRPVLSTVISILIVILGVLGLIALPVTQYPDIAPPTVSVTANYTGANAETVMKSVVVPLEEQINGVEGMDYITSSAGNDGSANIQVFFKQGIDPDIAAVNVQNRVTRATPLLPSEVTRSGVVTQKQQTSALMYMSFYSENKDLDDVYLQNFLNINVIPNLKRINGVGDANVFGGKNYSMRVWLDPAKMAAYGITPTDVTNAINEQSREAAAGSIGQNSGSSFEYIIKYVGKFNEKEQYDNIIIKSLGDGQNLMLKDVAKVELAGQSYTGIGENGNYPSISMGIFQTPGSNAQEIIKNIKEYLKSAEGSFPEGIKYTFNFDTNEFLEASIEKVIHTLIEAFILVFIVVYIFLQDFRSTLIPAIAVPVSIVGAFFFLNLFGYSLNLLTLFALVLAIGIVVDDAIVVVEAVHAKMENGISDAKKATVEAMDEITGAIISITLVMASVFIPVTFITGPTGVFYQQFGITLIVAIIISAINALTLSPVLCSLFLKPHDAHHAEYKNLNFIQKFFYKFNIAFRTTTERYGRGFIFLLRHKWVTLIIFAVTGGILYWASTTMKKGFVPTEDRGIIFTDVQLPPGASMERTYNALKTLQAKALKVPGVQNVTISTGRGFLSGNGSNNGLAFVKLKPFDERKKDGQTSEDITKRLFGITGAVPDAKVVFFQPPSVPGFGSSAGFEMVLLDKSGGEYVDLDNKTNEFIGKLMQRPEIEFAQTSFNTKYPQYEMQINVPLAKQLGVSVSDILATMQGYIGGIYTADFTKYGKQFRVMVQALPENRQKIENLNELYVKTGSGAMSPISQFVTLNKAYGPQSVSRYNLFTSVKITGANSAGFSSGDAITAVQEVAKETLNQNYDVEFTGLTREELNSGSQTVLIFALSLIFVYFILSAQYESYILPLIVVISLPLGVMGAYFGQKIMGLENNIYFQIALIMLVGLLAKNAILIVEFAVQRRHHGETIVMSAINAAKARLRPILMTSFAFIFGLLPLVLASGIGAVGNRSIATGAAIGLLIGTILGLFVIPVLYVIFEYLQEKVKPIKQEDINLAE, from the coding sequence ATGATTAAAAATTTTATAAACAGACCGGTTTTATCCACCGTAATCTCAATTCTGATTGTGATTCTCGGGGTACTGGGACTAATCGCCCTTCCCGTGACACAATATCCGGACATTGCCCCTCCAACCGTAAGTGTTACGGCCAACTATACCGGAGCCAATGCGGAAACCGTAATGAAAAGTGTGGTTGTTCCTCTGGAAGAGCAGATCAACGGGGTGGAAGGGATGGATTACATCACTTCCAGTGCAGGAAATGATGGCTCAGCCAATATCCAGGTGTTTTTTAAACAGGGAATTGATCCTGATATTGCAGCGGTAAACGTTCAGAACCGTGTAACAAGAGCAACACCTTTATTACCAAGCGAAGTAACACGTTCCGGGGTTGTAACGCAGAAGCAGCAGACCAGTGCTTTGATGTATATGTCATTCTATTCTGAAAATAAAGATCTTGATGATGTATATCTTCAGAATTTTTTGAATATCAATGTCATTCCGAATCTAAAAAGAATTAACGGAGTAGGTGACGCCAACGTTTTCGGGGGTAAAAACTATTCCATGAGAGTATGGCTGGATCCTGCGAAAATGGCGGCCTACGGAATTACTCCTACGGATGTTACCAATGCCATCAACGAACAGAGTAGAGAAGCGGCAGCGGGTTCCATCGGGCAGAACAGCGGAAGCTCTTTCGAATATATCATTAAATATGTCGGTAAATTCAACGAAAAAGAACAGTATGATAATATCATCATCAAATCGCTCGGAGACGGACAGAACCTGATGCTGAAAGATGTTGCCAAAGTTGAACTGGCAGGACAGTCTTATACAGGAATCGGTGAAAACGGAAATTATCCTTCCATCAGTATGGGGATTTTCCAGACACCGGGTTCCAACGCCCAGGAGATTATCAAAAACATCAAAGAATACCTGAAATCAGCAGAGGGAAGTTTTCCGGAAGGAATTAAATATACATTTAACTTTGACACCAATGAATTCCTTGAAGCATCTATCGAAAAAGTAATTCATACGTTGATTGAAGCATTCATCCTTGTATTCATTGTAGTATATATTTTCCTCCAGGATTTCAGATCCACACTGATCCCGGCGATTGCAGTTCCGGTTTCCATTGTGGGTGCATTTTTCTTCCTGAATTTATTCGGATATTCTTTAAACTTATTAACCTTATTCGCTTTGGTTCTTGCGATCGGTATTGTGGTGGATGACGCCATTGTCGTCGTCGAGGCCGTTCATGCCAAAATGGAAAACGGAATTTCCGATGCGAAAAAGGCGACCGTAGAGGCAATGGATGAAATCACAGGAGCCATTATCTCAATTACTCTCGTAATGGCATCCGTATTTATCCCGGTAACTTTTATTACGGGACCTACCGGAGTTTTCTACCAGCAGTTCGGGATTACGCTTATTGTAGCGATCATTATTTCTGCAATTAATGCATTAACATTAAGTCCGGTTTTATGTTCATTATTCTTAAAACCTCACGATGCGCACCATGCGGAATATAAAAATTTAAATTTCATCCAAAAGTTTTTCTATAAGTTTAATATTGCCTTCAGAACAACAACGGAGCGTTACGGAAGAGGATTTATTTTTCTTTTAAGACATAAATGGGTTACCCTGATCATCTTTGCCGTTACAGGAGGAATTTTATACTGGGCAAGTACCACGATGAAAAAAGGTTTCGTACCGACGGAAGACAGAGGAATTATCTTTACCGATGTTCAGCTTCCTCCGGGCGCTTCCATGGAAAGAACGTACAACGCTTTGAAAACGCTTCAGGCAAAAGCCTTAAAAGTTCCGGGGGTTCAAAACGTTACCATTTCAACCGGTAGAGGATTCCTTTCCGGAAACGGAAGTAATAACGGTCTTGCCTTCGTAAAGCTGAAACCTTTTGATGAAAGGAAAAAGGATGGGCAGACATCAGAAGACATTACTAAAAGACTGTTCGGGATTACGGGAGCTGTTCCGGATGCCAAAGTAGTATTCTTCCAGCCACCGAGTGTACCCGGATTCGGGAGCAGCGCCGGTTTCGAGATGGTTCTTCTGGATAAATCAGGAGGCGAATATGTTGACCTGGATAATAAAACGAATGAATTTATCGGGAAGCTGATGCAAAGACCTGAAATTGAATTTGCACAGACTTCATTCAACACAAAATATCCGCAATATGAAATGCAGATTAACGTTCCTTTGGCCAAACAGCTTGGCGTCTCTGTAAGTGACATTCTTGCAACCATGCAAGGGTACATCGGAGGAATTTATACTGCAGATTTTACGAAGTACGGAAAACAGTTCAGGGTAATGGTGCAGGCTCTTCCTGAAAACAGACAGAAAATTGAAAACCTGAATGAACTGTATGTAAAAACAGGATCAGGAGCAATGTCTCCTATTTCCCAGTTCGTTACTTTAAATAAAGCATACGGACCGCAGTCGGTAAGCCGTTACAACTTGTTTACCTCCGTAAAAATAACGGGAGCCAATTCCGCAGGATTCAGTTCTGGGGATGCAATTACAGCCGTTCAGGAGGTAGCAAAAGAAACATTAAACCAGAATTATGATGTTGAGTTTACCGGATTGACCAGAGAGGAATTGAATTCCGGATCTCAAACCGTGCTTATCTTCGCTTTAAGTTTGATCTTCGTTTACTTCATTCTTTCGGCACAATATGAAAGTTATATTCTTCCGCTGATTGTGGTAATATCTCTTCCTCTTGGGGTAATGGGAGCATATTTCGGGCAGAAAATCATGGGACTGGAAAACAATATTTATTTCCAGATTGCATTGATTATGTTGGTGGGGCTTTTAGCGAAAAATGCCATCTTAATTGTGGAATTTGCCGTTCAGCGAAGGCATCATGGGGAAACAATCGTCATGTCTGCTATTAATGCTGCAAAAGCAAGGTTAAGACCTATCCTGATGACTTCATTTGCATTTATCTTCGGACTTTTACCATTGGTATTAGCAAGCGGAATCGGGGCCGTTGGTAACAGATCCATCGCTACAGGAGCGGCAATCGGTTTATTGATAGGTACTATTTTAGGGCTTTTCGTTATTCCTGTACTATATGTTATTTTCGAATACCTGCAGGAGAAAGTGAAACCTATTAAACAAGAGGACATCAATTTAGCAGAATAA